A region of Solanum dulcamara chromosome 7, daSolDulc1.2, whole genome shotgun sequence DNA encodes the following proteins:
- the LOC129896223 gene encoding 60S ribosomal protein L35a-2, giving the protein MVKGRQGERVRLYVRGTVLGYKRSKSNQYPNTSLIQIEGVNTKEEVDWYLGKRLGYIYKAKTKKNNSHYRCIWGKVCRPHGNSGVVRAKFKSNLPPKSMGAKVRVFMYPSNI; this is encoded by the exons ATGGTGAAGGGACGCCAAGGAGAACGCGTTAG ACTCTACGTTAGAGGAACTGTTCTTGGATACAAAAG gtCGAAATCCAATCAATATCCCAACACTTCGTTGATTCAGATCGAGGGAGTGAACACTAAGGAAGAAGTGGACTGGTACCTTGGGAAGAGGCTAGGATACATCTACAAGGCAAAGacaaagaagaataactcacaCTATCGTTGCATTTGGGGTAAAGTTTGTAGGCCACATGGAAACAGTGGCGTTGTGAGAGCTAAGTTCAAGTCCAATTTGCCTCCTAAGTCCATG GGAGCTAAGGTTAGGGTTTTCATGTACCCAAGCAACATTTAA